A portion of the Pseudoalteromonas luteoviolacea genome contains these proteins:
- a CDS encoding glyoxalase superfamily protein has translation MTFHSPTPIIRSFDRQATHAFYIEFLEFKIDWQHQYQADLPLYMQISKDACIVHVSEHYGDASCGASIRIGCDELKAYQAQLIQKQFKHARPDIVEQPWGLEMTISDPFGNRLVFFQTAK, from the coding sequence ATGACATTCCACTCGCCCACCCCGATTATCCGCAGCTTTGATAGACAAGCTACACACGCCTTTTATATCGAGTTTTTAGAATTTAAAATAGACTGGCAACATCAGTATCAAGCCGACTTACCTTTGTATATGCAAATATCAAAAGATGCCTGCATAGTGCATGTGTCAGAGCATTATGGTGATGCATCTTGTGGGGCGAGTATTAGAATTGGCTGTGATGAATTGAAAGCTTATCAAGCACAGTTAATTCAAAAACAGTTTAAGCATGCTCGCCCCGATATTGTCGAACAACCATGGGGCCTTGAAATGACCATATCAGATCCATTCGGTAATAGGCTTGTCTTTTTCCAAACCGCTAAGTAA
- a CDS encoding HEAT repeat domain-containing protein, with product MITLNKAMLASALCALAVSNTANASCSAQYNFEIDTHTTFNYDKVSDQGQQTHIKLNGILSIKAAEHNDEAGWWAIKADKVTAGQGQFASELASYTLPFAFKLADNGLVADFWFPVQLDTQTQEQLKGLAYYFQFQRNISELVKKEQDTLGSYTVSYQFKDAEITLNKHTYALHNKSQAAVQTVSVASSGHHITPNECFFTHRRGQEILLFSGQSQSLNLKTKQHYQFRPTDSAFPSALFTMPVALENWPSAEKTISEDELEQLKKSLHSLVSQGNLTDISAYDLAKQLSQFDAVIRSLESVFLQQTLSDEAQMRLFNALGQLDSANSQLLLGHILVKAEKDPLMQFRALRALSQGQSPLSPELGALLTEQIEAGFSSLDSEVTSSFYMTIGAMLNSRAANAQSAQLHNVLSEQLSLVTETNIKSALITSLGNSRDEQHFNQIDSYIDDTDKSVQRASIRALGMMQTEQAYTSLEKQLAKPQHQNQVTLLKALSNYELKPAASDAVLAIAVNNPAAESRYAAIQALATQKRQDGIKATLRSALKKETSKRNFKAIVELLHSTKQNTP from the coding sequence CTGCACAATACAATTTTGAAATTGATACACACACTACCTTTAATTACGACAAAGTAAGTGACCAAGGCCAACAAACCCATATTAAGCTCAACGGCATACTCTCGATAAAAGCAGCAGAACATAACGACGAGGCTGGTTGGTGGGCCATCAAAGCAGACAAGGTGACAGCAGGTCAAGGACAGTTTGCATCAGAGCTTGCAAGCTACACACTTCCTTTTGCTTTTAAGTTGGCAGACAACGGGCTGGTTGCAGACTTTTGGTTTCCGGTACAACTTGACACGCAAACACAAGAGCAACTCAAAGGTCTAGCGTATTACTTTCAGTTTCAACGCAACATTTCTGAATTAGTAAAAAAAGAACAAGATACGCTTGGATCCTATACAGTCTCGTATCAATTTAAAGATGCTGAAATTACCCTAAACAAACACACCTATGCGCTGCATAATAAATCACAAGCCGCTGTGCAAACAGTCAGTGTGGCGTCATCGGGCCACCACATTACCCCTAACGAATGCTTTTTTACGCATCGTAGAGGACAAGAGATACTGCTATTTTCTGGTCAATCACAAAGCTTAAATTTAAAGACCAAACAACACTATCAATTTAGGCCTACAGATTCAGCATTCCCATCAGCGCTATTTACCATGCCGGTGGCATTGGAAAACTGGCCAAGCGCAGAAAAAACAATCAGCGAAGATGAACTTGAGCAACTCAAAAAGTCATTACATAGCTTAGTGAGTCAAGGCAATTTAACCGATATTTCCGCCTATGACTTAGCCAAGCAACTGAGTCAATTTGACGCGGTGATACGCTCTTTAGAATCGGTCTTTTTACAGCAAACACTCTCAGATGAAGCACAAATGCGATTGTTTAATGCATTAGGCCAGCTCGATAGTGCAAATAGCCAACTACTGCTTGGCCATATATTGGTTAAAGCAGAGAAAGACCCATTAATGCAATTTCGCGCACTGCGCGCACTTTCTCAAGGACAAAGCCCGCTGAGCCCCGAGCTTGGAGCGTTACTCACCGAGCAAATCGAAGCAGGCTTTTCTAGCTTAGATTCAGAGGTGACCAGTAGCTTTTATATGACCATAGGTGCCATGCTTAATAGTAGAGCTGCAAATGCACAGTCCGCTCAGCTGCATAATGTATTGTCTGAACAATTATCATTGGTCACCGAAACCAATATCAAATCAGCGCTTATTACCAGCTTAGGTAATAGCCGTGATGAGCAACACTTTAACCAAATTGACAGTTATATAGATGATACCGATAAAAGCGTGCAACGAGCCTCTATTAGGGCACTTGGCATGATGCAAACTGAACAAGCTTACACGAGCTTAGAAAAGCAGCTTGCGAAGCCTCAGCATCAAAACCAAGTTACGCTGCTAAAAGCTTTATCAAATTATGAGCTCAAACCTGCTGCCAGCGACGCGGTGCTTGCAATCGCAGTTAACAACCCCGCCGCAGAAAGTCGTTACGCAGCTATTCAGGCACTGGCAACACAAAAACGCCAAGACGGCATTAAAGCCACCTTAAGATCAGCTTTAAAAAAGGAAACGTCTAAGCGTAATTTTAAAGCCATTGTTGAGTTGCTTCACAGCACAAAACAAAACACCCCATAA